A stretch of the Bacteroidota bacterium genome encodes the following:
- a CDS encoding SPFH domain-containing protein, with amino-acid sequence MPVFQIILAVFALLLLFLSFVTVAQGTIAVVTVFGKYRRVLSPGLNMKIPFIEVVFKRVSIQNRSVELEFQAITVDQANVYFKAMLLYSVINTNEESIKNVAFKFIDDRNFMQALVRTIEGSIRGFVATKKQAEVLSLRKEIVEDVKGQIDQSLEEWGYHLIDLQLNDITFDEAIIKSMAQVVASSNLKAAAENEGQALLITKTKAAEADGNATKIAAEAERLAAQLRGQGVALFREEVAKGMSQAAKEMEQANLDTSVILFSMWTEAIKNFAEYGKGNVIFLDGSSEGMDRTMREMMAMNKLMEPKGPSVKK; translated from the coding sequence ATGCCCGTTTTTCAAATTATTTTAGCCGTTTTTGCTTTACTGTTACTCTTTCTATCCTTTGTAACTGTAGCACAAGGAACCATTGCAGTTGTAACTGTTTTCGGTAAATACCGAAGAGTATTGAGCCCCGGCTTAAACATGAAAATCCCGTTTATTGAAGTAGTCTTTAAGCGTGTTTCCATTCAAAACCGCTCGGTAGAATTGGAATTCCAAGCCATCACCGTGGATCAGGCGAACGTATACTTTAAAGCCATGTTATTGTATTCGGTAATTAATACCAACGAAGAAAGCATTAAAAATGTAGCCTTCAAATTTATTGACGACCGCAACTTTATGCAAGCCTTGGTGCGTACCATCGAAGGTTCTATCCGTGGATTTGTAGCAACAAAAAAACAAGCAGAAGTGCTTTCATTGCGAAAAGAAATTGTGGAAGATGTGAAAGGACAAATTGACCAAAGCCTTGAAGAATGGGGATATCACTTAATCGATTTACAATTAAATGACATTACGTTTGACGAAGCGATTATTAAATCGATGGCACAAGTGGTTGCATCCAGCAACTTAAAAGCGGCTGCTGAAAACGAAGGACAAGCATTGTTGATTACCAAAACAAAAGCAGCGGAAGCAGATGGTAATGCAACAAAAATTGCAGCAGAAGCAGAACGTTTAGCGGCTCAGTTGCGTGGACAAGGTGTTGCGTTGTTCCGTGAAGAGGTAGCAAAAGGGATGAGTCAAGCTGCGAAAGAAATGGAACAAGCGAATTTAGATACGTCTGTTATCCTTTTCAGTATGTGGACAGAAGCGATTAAAAACTTTGCAGAATATGGAAAAGGAAATGTTATTTTCTTGGATGGTTCCAGCGAAGGCATGGATCGCACGATGCGTGAAATGATGGCGATGAATAAATTGATGGAGCCGAAAGGCCCTAGTGTTAAGAAATAA
- a CDS encoding gliding motility-associated C-terminal domain-containing protein — protein sequence MGLCLMEVWGCFSQSAISRPDGKPFIGITPQVLNATNNFITDTLNWVEIKGKFIAQGNEQFVTLGFFSDTSNLDTLRLNNPFPPSPTLFQSYYFIDDCHLTETGQVYQYPNVFSPNGDGVNDEWNPSLFNGESVKIFNRWGIEVFEITGNNQKWDGRTTSGTECVDGIYFYVINNGSKETNTIKKGFIQLVR from the coding sequence ATGGGATTATGCCTTATGGAAGTTTGGGGCTGTTTTTCTCAATCAGCTATTTCAAGGCCAGATGGAAAACCATTCATAGGTATTACCCCTCAGGTGCTGAATGCAACGAACAATTTTATCACTGATACACTTAACTGGGTTGAAATCAAAGGAAAATTTATTGCTCAAGGTAACGAACAATTTGTTACTCTTGGTTTTTTTTCCGACACATCTAACTTAGATACCTTAAGGTTAAATAACCCATTTCCACCTTCACCTACCCTTTTTCAAAGCTATTATTTTATTGATGACTGCCACTTAACAGAAACTGGACAGGTCTATCAATATCCTAATGTTTTCAGTCCAAATGGTGATGGTGTAAATGACGAATGGAATCCATCTCTTTTTAATGGGGAGTCGGTGAAAATTTTTAATCGATGGGGAATTGAAGTTTTTGAGATTACTGGAAATAATCAAAAATGGGATGGCAGAACAACTTCTGGAACTGAATGTGTTGATGGCATCTATTTCTATGTTATCAATAATGGTTCAAAGGAGACAAACACTATAAAAAAAGGATTTATTCAATTAGTAAGATAA
- a CDS encoding Smr/MutS family protein, with translation MKFGLGDIVSFLNEKGGGVITKVINKKMVEVTIDDGFVFPYAVAELVMIKAAERSPEPIPEKEEEKVDVSKLFTQKLHHSDKPKKSKPHAQNNGMLEMEINLHIEELLDNYTGMSNAEIINVQLRYFQKALDKAITGRYRKLVVIHGVGNGRLKQEVRSILDSENMPYYDGSYAKYGYGATEVHI, from the coding sequence ATGAAATTCGGATTAGGAGATATAGTAAGTTTCTTAAATGAAAAGGGTGGAGGCGTGATTACCAAAGTCATCAATAAAAAGATGGTGGAAGTAACCATTGACGATGGCTTTGTGTTTCCGTATGCGGTTGCCGAGCTGGTGATGATTAAAGCTGCGGAACGTTCACCCGAACCGATTCCTGAAAAAGAAGAAGAGAAAGTAGATGTTTCGAAACTCTTCACTCAAAAATTACATCATTCCGATAAACCAAAAAAATCGAAGCCACATGCACAAAACAACGGCATGCTGGAAATGGAAATCAATTTACACATCGAAGAGTTGTTGGACAATTACACCGGCATGAGCAATGCAGAAATTATCAATGTGCAATTGCGTTATTTTCAAAAAGCCTTAGACAAAGCCATTACCGGTCGCTACCGAAAATTAGTGGTGATACATGGAGTAGGGAATGGGCGACTCAAACAAGAAGTAAGATCCATCCTCGACAGTGAAAATATGCCTTACTACGATGGCTCGTATGCGAAGTATGGTTACGGAGCCACGGAAGTCCATATATAA